One part of the Aurantibacillus circumpalustris genome encodes these proteins:
- a CDS encoding T9SS type A sorting domain-containing protein, with protein MQKHSKINRVSLMLTILFSLFLCNSGNKLHAQLSYKVLFIGNSYTSVNNLPQLIHDVALSAGDTLIFDSYTPGGYQLIDHSIDINCQNKIIAGGWDYVVIQGQSQEPVVASNQFNNGAAALYTLIRHYNPCAVIMPYMTWGRKNGDASLCPNFPLMCSYQSMDNELKLRYLNLASNLNGEVSPVSVVWKYLRQNYSIINLYQPDESHPSPEGSYAAACCFYASLFKKDPTFITLNSGLNANDATIIKNAAKTQVFDSLQVWNYKKLPVANIHFQIGPGINEVIFQAPNQGVIQSTLWDFGDGATSTTPYSTHSYSANGTYTVTLTTTNCDLLGLHIAFADTVIQFCSHTPTIYASHPWVCNVDTIWTQVADSYQWYLYGTVLPETNQYLTNFAQYNSMGFSVLSTLNGCAELSKTYTNSPQWSGFYFDALGDPCIGDTVALAVLHTNGFLSGLETILWYKNNLLLPSMINMDTLFISSSGKFECKVVNPNSNCPLDTTSYLIEYDCGQIVGIDKRHQNNFWTLFPNPASESVTIKFTDFSGKDQIQLYNAVGRLIKEMGVSEETILTISDLPKGLYFIRLKNNGRHSLKFFKE; from the coding sequence ATGCAAAAACATTCGAAGATAAATAGAGTTAGTTTGATGCTCACCATTTTATTTTCGCTATTCCTATGCAATTCAGGAAACAAATTACACGCACAACTCAGTTACAAAGTTTTATTCATCGGCAACAGTTATACCAGTGTTAATAATTTACCGCAACTCATACACGATGTTGCTTTGTCTGCGGGGGATACGTTAATTTTTGATAGTTATACTCCCGGCGGATATCAATTAATAGATCATAGTATTGACATCAATTGTCAAAATAAAATAATAGCTGGCGGTTGGGATTATGTGGTTATTCAAGGACAGAGTCAGGAACCTGTTGTTGCATCTAATCAATTTAATAATGGTGCTGCAGCTTTGTATACATTAATAAGACATTATAATCCCTGTGCAGTAATCATGCCTTACATGACCTGGGGAAGAAAAAACGGAGATGCTTCTTTATGCCCCAACTTTCCACTTATGTGCAGCTACCAAAGTATGGACAATGAACTAAAACTTCGTTATTTGAACCTTGCTTCGAATCTTAATGGAGAAGTATCTCCCGTTTCCGTAGTTTGGAAATACCTTCGGCAAAATTATTCCATTATAAATTTGTACCAACCAGACGAAAGTCACCCCTCACCAGAGGGATCTTATGCAGCAGCTTGTTGTTTCTATGCAAGTCTTTTTAAAAAAGATCCTACTTTTATTACTTTAAATTCTGGCTTAAATGCAAACGATGCTACCATAATAAAAAATGCGGCCAAAACACAAGTCTTTGACAGTTTACAAGTGTGGAATTATAAGAAACTACCAGTAGCTAATATTCATTTTCAAATAGGTCCCGGTATTAACGAGGTTATTTTTCAAGCACCCAACCAAGGTGTAATACAAAGTACTTTGTGGGATTTTGGAGATGGCGCAACGTCCACTACCCCCTACTCCACCCACTCCTATTCCGCCAACGGAACATACACGGTAACCTTAACTACAACAAATTGCGATTTACTAGGCTTACATATCGCTTTTGCAGATACTGTTATTCAATTCTGCAGCCATACACCCACTATTTATGCATCTCATCCTTGGGTGTGCAATGTGGATACGATTTGGACACAAGTAGCCGATTCTTATCAATGGTATCTTTATGGTACTGTTTTGCCTGAAACCAATCAATACCTAACAAATTTTGCCCAGTATAACTCTATGGGATTTTCGGTTCTTTCTACACTTAATGGTTGCGCTGAATTATCTAAAACATATACAAACAGTCCACAATGGTCAGGTTTTTACTTTGACGCATTAGGAGACCCTTGTATTGGAGATACAGTCGCATTAGCTGTATTGCATACAAACGGTTTTTTGTCTGGTTTAGAAACTATACTTTGGTATAAAAATAATTTGCTCTTACCTTCTATGATAAATATGGACACTTTATTTATTTCTTCATCAGGAAAATTCGAGTGTAAAGTTGTTAACCCAAACTCTAATTGTCCCTTAGATACAACCTCTTACTTGATCGAATATGATTGTGGTCAGATTGTTGGAATTGACAAAAGACATCAGAATAACTTTTGGACTCTTTTTCCGAATCCAGCTTCAGAAAGCGTTACTATTAAATTTACTGATTTCAGTGGAAAAGATCAGATTCAACTTTATAATGCGGTGGGGCGTTTAATAAAAGAAATGGGTGTATCTGAAGAAACAATTCTTACTATTTCAGATTTACCGAAGGGACTTTATTTTATCCGGCTAAAAAATAACGGCCGGCATTCTTTAAAATTTTTTAAAGAGTAG
- a CDS encoding DUF1566 domain-containing protein, protein MKKSILNLAFLLLGIISFLGCKKKEEPPRTPVLPTVVTSPVTSITTSSALCGGEVITDGGSPILDRGLTWGTAPNPIYAQAGNFSTNDGSGTGKFISNMVNGNPPNCILPGTTYFVRAWARNSDGIAYGNEQTFTTPSPSLATITTATISAITETSAVSGGDVISDGGAPVLSKGVCWSTSPNPTSDLSTKSMDGGSIGLFTSNLLNLLSNTTYYVRAYATNSIGTSYGNEIIFTTNLGVGDSYQGGVIAYVLQPGDTGYDVNTQHGIIAAATDQSASAPWALTLTSTGANAQTIGSGKNNTNAIVSNQGAGTYAAALCDNLVLGGYSDWHLPSLNELTKLFLNKDKIGGFAVAFYWSSSEDNTNTAWTQSFNSNSQAPGTKTTNYNVRAVRYF, encoded by the coding sequence ATGAAAAAATCAATTTTAAATTTAGCATTCCTTCTGTTAGGAATTATTAGTTTTTTAGGCTGTAAGAAAAAAGAAGAGCCTCCCCGCACTCCCGTATTACCAACCGTAGTTACCAGTCCTGTAACCAGTATAACAACCAGCTCAGCACTATGTGGCGGGGAAGTAATCACAGATGGCGGGTCACCTATTTTGGATAGAGGGTTAACCTGGGGTACAGCTCCTAATCCAATTTATGCTCAGGCAGGTAATTTTTCTACGAATGATGGATCGGGCACTGGAAAGTTTATTAGTAATATGGTTAATGGCAATCCTCCCAATTGTATCCTTCCCGGAACTACATATTTTGTGAGGGCTTGGGCAAGAAATAGTGACGGCATTGCTTACGGCAATGAGCAAACTTTTACCACTCCTAGTCCATCTTTAGCAACAATTACAACTGCCACAATATCCGCTATTACAGAAACTTCAGCTGTAAGTGGTGGGGATGTTATATCCGATGGTGGGGCTCCTGTACTTTCAAAAGGAGTGTGTTGGAGTACTTCACCAAATCCTACCTCCGATCTAAGTACTAAAAGTATGGACGGAGGCAGTATCGGATTATTTACAAGTAATTTATTAAATCTTTTATCGAACACCACTTATTATGTTAGAGCTTACGCTACCAATTCTATCGGCACCTCATACGGAAATGAAATTATCTTTACAACTAACCTAGGTGTTGGAGATAGTTATCAAGGAGGAGTTATTGCCTACGTATTGCAACCAGGAGATACCGGATATGATGTAAACACACAACATGGTATTATAGCAGCCGCAACTGATCAAAGTGCTTCTGCACCGTGGGCACTCACTCTTACTTCAACTGGCGCAAATGCCCAAACAATAGGCTCAGGTAAAAACAATACAAATGCAATTGTTAGCAATCAGGGTGCAGGAACTTATGCTGCGGCTTTATGCGACAACTTGGTATTAGGTGGTTACAGTGATTGGCATTTACCAAGCTTAAATGAGTTAACTAAATTATTCTTAAATAAAGACAAAATTGGCGGCTTTGCAGTTGCATTTTACTGGAGCTCCAGTGAGGATAATACCAATACAGCGTGGACACAATCGTTCAATTCCAACTCCCAAGCTCCTGGCACTAAAACTACTAACTACAATGTAAGAGCTGTGCGTTACTTTTAA
- a CDS encoding Lcl C-terminal domain-containing protein yields the protein MKKSILNLAFLLLGIISFLGCKKKDKDPTYSNASVVTDSISGITANFVYGYGEVKTDGSGELFVDILDRGFVWSTFSNPTYGGTNCYNVDEGGNGYGSFWFKLETDMKAGTTYYAKAFAKTKDGFLYGNELSFKTPELLLPTLISQFAFDITTNSAMCTGNIISDGGSVLTARGMCWSKSPNPTLSNFSAFNGVGTGTFSSSLTGLSSNTTYYVRAYATNIKGTAYGNEIIFTTNVGVGDSYQGGIIAYVLQAGDIGYDSNVPHGIIAATTDQSASAPWALTLTSTGTNAQTIGSGKNNTNTIVSNQGAGTYAAALCDNLVLGGYSDWFLPSLNELTKLYLNKDKIGGFAVAFYWSSSEENTNTAWAQSFNSNSQAPGTKTTNYNVRAVRYF from the coding sequence ATGAAAAAATCAATTTTAAATTTAGCATTCTTGCTGTTAGGAATTATTAGTTTTTTAGGCTGCAAGAAAAAAGACAAAGACCCCACATATTCTAACGCATCAGTGGTAACAGATTCAATTTCTGGCATTACTGCTAATTTTGTTTATGGTTACGGAGAAGTAAAAACAGATGGTTCTGGCGAATTATTTGTCGATATTCTTGATAGAGGTTTTGTCTGGAGCACTTTTAGTAATCCCACGTATGGCGGAACAAATTGTTATAATGTGGATGAAGGTGGGAATGGATACGGCTCGTTTTGGTTTAAATTAGAAACAGACATGAAGGCCGGTACAACTTATTATGCAAAAGCTTTCGCCAAAACAAAAGATGGATTTCTTTATGGAAATGAATTAAGCTTTAAGACTCCAGAATTATTATTACCAACTTTAATTTCGCAATTTGCGTTTGATATCACAACTAACTCTGCAATGTGCACTGGTAATATTATTTCAGACGGAGGTAGTGTCTTAACAGCCCGTGGTATGTGTTGGAGTAAATCACCAAATCCAACACTGTCTAATTTTTCAGCATTTAACGGCGTTGGTACAGGGACGTTTAGCAGTTCGTTAACAGGTCTTTCATCAAATACTACCTATTATGTGCGGGCTTACGCAACAAATATTAAAGGAACGGCTTATGGAAATGAAATTATCTTTACAACTAACGTAGGTGTTGGCGATAGTTATCAGGGAGGAATTATTGCCTATGTTTTGCAAGCAGGTGATATTGGTTACGACTCAAATGTACCACACGGTATTATAGCAGCAACAACAGATCAAAGTGCTTCTGCACCGTGGGCACTTACCCTTACTTCAACCGGAACAAATGCCCAAACAATAGGCTCAGGTAAAAACAATACAAACACAATTGTTAGCAATCAGGGTGCTGGAACTTATGCCGCGGCTTTATGCGACAATCTGGTATTAGGTGGTTATAGTGATTGGTTTTTACCAAGCTTAAATGAGTTAACAAAATTGTACCTCAATAAAGACAAAATTGGCGGATTTGCGGTTGCCTTTTACTGGAGCTCGAGTGAAGAGAACACCAACACCGCTTGGGCACAATCGTTCAATTCCAACTCCCAAGCTCCTGGTACTAAAACTACTAACTACAATGTAAGAGCGGTGCGATATTTTTAG
- a CDS encoding hydrogen peroxide-inducible genes activator, with product MTLTQLEYIVAIDTYRHFVLASEKCFVTQPTLSMQIQKLEEELGVKIFDRTKQPVIPTELGKSIIAQARFVLREAGMIRQIISEKKDTMSGELRIGIIPTLAPYLLPNLFKAIRGKYPNVNLIVKETITEDIIHELKNNRLDCGIVVTPLKDSSIKEDILFYEELFIYVSKKNALHLKKYVLATEIDPNQLWLLEEGHCFRSQILNLCELRKYSNLNFKYETGNIETLKRMVDKSDGVTILPELAVMEFSKTQMKLVKRLRDPSPAREVSLVTHRDHLKTKLIKTLQTEILNIVPKAMHNLNDKKIVEISVDR from the coding sequence ATGACTCTAACTCAGCTCGAATACATAGTTGCCATTGATACTTACCGACATTTTGTGTTAGCATCAGAGAAATGCTTTGTAACGCAGCCAACACTGAGCATGCAAATTCAGAAATTGGAAGAAGAGTTGGGGGTGAAAATATTTGACAGAACAAAACAACCTGTGATTCCCACCGAACTTGGTAAGAGTATAATTGCGCAAGCACGTTTTGTATTGCGTGAAGCAGGAATGATTCGTCAGATTATTTCAGAAAAAAAGGATACTATGAGTGGTGAACTACGCATAGGAATCATTCCCACACTCGCACCGTATTTGCTACCCAACCTTTTTAAAGCTATCAGAGGGAAGTATCCAAACGTAAATCTTATCGTTAAGGAAACGATTACAGAAGACATTATTCATGAGTTAAAAAACAACCGGTTAGACTGTGGAATTGTGGTTACACCATTAAAGGACAGTTCCATAAAAGAAGACATATTGTTTTATGAAGAACTTTTTATTTACGTTTCTAAAAAAAATGCACTGCATTTAAAAAAATATGTGTTAGCAACTGAAATTGATCCCAATCAACTTTGGTTACTCGAAGAAGGACATTGTTTTAGATCTCAGATATTGAATTTATGTGAACTTAGAAAATACTCTAATCTTAATTTTAAATATGAAACAGGTAATATAGAAACCTTAAAAAGAATGGTGGATAAAAGCGACGGTGTCACTATTTTACCTGAATTAGCTGTGATGGAGTTTTCGAAAACACAAATGAAATTGGTGAAAAGGCTCAGGGATCCTAGTCCAGCGCGCGAGGTGAGTTTGGTTACACATCGTGATCATCTGAAAACAAAACTCATAAAAACACTTCAAACTGAAATCTTAAATATTGTTCCAAAAGCAATGCACAATCTGAATGATAAAAAGATTGTAGAAATTAGCGTTGATCGTTGA
- the katG gene encoding catalase/peroxidase HPI codes for MENNATSTSSGKCPFNHGAPKQTAGSGTQNKDWWPNRLNLGILRQHSQLASPLDKGFNYAEEFKKLDLKQIKKDIFDLMTTSQEWWPADYGHYGPLFIRMAWHSAGTYRISDGRGGAGTGNQRFAPVNSWPDNGNLDKARFLLWPIKQKYGNKISWADLMILAGNCALESMGFKTFGFGGGREDIWEPEQDINWGNEHEWLGDKRYKGDRELDNPLAAVQMGLIYVNPEGPNGNPDPIASGKDIRETFARMAMNDEETVALVAGGHTFGKAHGAASASHVGSEPEGESIEKMGMGWLNSYGTGKGGDAITSGIEGAWKPNPTTWDNGYFETLLKYDWKLSKSPAGAHQWTPTDASAASTVVDAHDPKKHHAPMMTTADMALKMDPIYAPISKRFSENFDQFADAFARAWYKLTHRDMGPIARYLGAEVPKEELIWQDPIPATKIELNMADITALKNKILSSGLSISELVSTAWASASTFRGSDNRGGANGARIRLAPQIYWEANNPTQLNKVLAALEKIQKEFNAGNKKVSIADLIVLGGSAAVEKAAKTAGHDLSVDFMSGRGDATIEQTDVASFAVLEPKADGFRNYKNAKCNLVTEEMLVDKAQLLKLTAPEMTALVGGMRVLNANFDGSKHGVFTKNSETLSNDFFVNLLDLGTSWKATDDKGEFFEGCDRKTGAVKWTATRADLIFGSNSELRAIAEIYASSDSKEKFVKDFVAAWVKVMNLDRF; via the coding sequence ATGGAAAACAACGCAACTTCAACGTCATCTGGTAAGTGCCCGTTTAATCATGGGGCTCCGAAACAAACTGCAGGATCTGGTACCCAAAATAAAGATTGGTGGCCTAACCGATTAAATTTAGGAATCCTTCGTCAACATTCTCAGCTTGCAAGCCCTTTGGATAAAGGATTTAACTATGCTGAAGAATTTAAGAAATTAGATTTGAAGCAAATAAAAAAAGATATTTTTGATTTAATGACCACCTCGCAAGAATGGTGGCCAGCGGATTACGGACATTACGGCCCTTTGTTTATTCGTATGGCTTGGCATAGTGCCGGCACATACCGTATTTCAGATGGTCGCGGAGGTGCGGGTACAGGCAATCAGCGTTTTGCTCCTGTAAACAGCTGGCCAGATAATGGTAATTTGGATAAAGCGCGTTTCTTACTTTGGCCTATCAAACAAAAATATGGTAACAAAATCTCATGGGCAGACTTAATGATTTTGGCTGGCAACTGCGCCTTAGAATCTATGGGCTTTAAAACGTTTGGATTTGGTGGCGGGCGTGAAGATATTTGGGAACCCGAACAAGATATTAATTGGGGAAATGAACATGAATGGTTAGGTGACAAGCGTTACAAAGGCGACAGAGAATTAGACAATCCTTTAGCTGCTGTGCAAATGGGATTAATTTATGTGAATCCTGAAGGACCTAACGGTAATCCTGATCCGATTGCTTCAGGAAAAGATATTAGAGAAACATTCGCGCGCATGGCCATGAACGATGAAGAAACAGTGGCGCTTGTAGCTGGTGGTCATACTTTTGGAAAAGCACATGGTGCAGCTAGTGCGAGTCATGTTGGATCAGAACCTGAGGGAGAGAGTATTGAAAAGATGGGCATGGGTTGGCTAAATAGTTATGGTACAGGTAAAGGTGGAGATGCGATCACCAGTGGCATAGAAGGCGCGTGGAAACCGAATCCAACCACATGGGATAATGGTTATTTTGAAACGCTTTTAAAATACGATTGGAAATTGAGCAAGAGTCCTGCCGGAGCTCACCAGTGGACGCCGACAGATGCAAGTGCAGCAAGCACGGTGGTGGATGCACACGATCCTAAAAAACATCATGCTCCAATGATGACTACTGCAGATATGGCTCTGAAAATGGATCCAATTTATGCACCCATATCAAAACGCTTTTCTGAAAACTTTGATCAATTTGCTGACGCATTTGCAAGAGCTTGGTATAAGTTGACACACCGTGACATGGGACCTATTGCGCGTTATTTAGGTGCAGAAGTTCCTAAAGAAGAATTAATTTGGCAAGACCCAATTCCTGCAACTAAAATTGAATTAAACATGGCTGACATTACCGCACTAAAAAATAAAATTCTATCTAGCGGACTTTCTATTTCTGAATTAGTTTCAACAGCTTGGGCATCTGCTTCCACTTTCAGAGGTTCTGATAATCGTGGTGGTGCAAACGGAGCCCGTATCCGTTTAGCTCCACAAATTTATTGGGAAGCAAATAATCCTACACAATTAAATAAGGTATTGGCAGCCTTAGAAAAAATACAAAAGGAATTTAATGCAGGTAACAAAAAAGTTTCTATAGCCGATTTAATTGTGTTAGGTGGATCTGCTGCAGTTGAAAAAGCCGCGAAAACTGCCGGTCATGATCTTTCTGTTGATTTTATGTCTGGCAGAGGTGATGCGACAATAGAACAAACCGATGTTGCTTCCTTTGCCGTTTTAGAGCCAAAAGCGGATGGCTTTAGAAATTACAAAAACGCAAAATGTAATTTGGTTACAGAAGAAATGTTAGTAGACAAAGCGCAATTACTGAAATTAACCGCGCCAGAAATGACTGCTTTGGTTGGAGGAATGAGAGTTTTGAATGCGAATTTTGATGGTTCAAAACATGGCGTGTTTACAAAAAATTCAGAGACACTGAGCAACGACTTCTTTGTAAATCTTCTCGACCTGGGAACCTCCTGGAAAGCGACCGATGACAAAGGTGAATTTTTTGAAGGATGTGATCGCAAAACAGGTGCAGTAAAATGGACCGCAACACGTGCTGACCTCATCTTTGGTTCGAACTCAGAATTACGTGCCATTGCAGAAATTTATGCCTCAAGTGATTCTAAAGAAAAATTTGTAAAAGATTTTGTAGCCGCATGGGTTAAGGTGATGAATTTAGATCGCTTTTAA
- a CDS encoding SpoIIE family protein phosphatase, with protein sequence MKNFITSKWIPVVFASIFILSLLLLRVVGSLTEEVVVILLSVIYVPMIFLYFPTLAIVSIKTNHPKKHQIIGNIGLFCLILWLLGLISKIHLNWYGSPLHIIAGSFIFLTSFLPAWYALKIAESQAKLKLFYFLLTNFYGALILYGCSSTQHFPFWENTMYFCFFSSIVLLPFLIYHLIKGNIQFNFKNNFTFIFFIAYILGMRQMVYMRDLRNSSVNVNQEEAEKNFTINERKANFIYEAFSSTHSSDSLFLSNYAKVKTIKTAGDSLQKYVSDLKSVLVVEVAALSKSVADTIKLKKISAAAKANYDIPTNILFDSIPKFKHIENYNIYSLKKRLLSFSDTLISLSPQEFKTQLKQYNPIQIVDQNDYEDGMQLTWEVTQFSHRPLGIIYTQLTSIQSDIFAAEILVMNELFNKANQNRKENLAAQLTEVSLKYETEKKEKQISLLEKDKELNDAKLMAKDVEISQTRETLIYFVFALVIFVVLIVFVIRANLQRRKANQLLTQQKLEIEKQKHLVDEKQKEIVDSITYAKRLQHAILPPQEFINQFVPNNFVLYKPKDIVAGDFYWAEQVGDKFFIAAADSTGHGVPGAMVSVVCSNALNRAIKEFKLNDTGKILNKTRELVLETFEKSSSEVKDGMDISLFCIDSKNKNIFWSGANNPLWYIQDNELKEIKANKQAIGKTDNPVPFTTHQIDYKENTLFYLFTDGFADQFGGANGKKFKYKQFEELLVSISSKPMQEQSDIINKIFEDWKGSLEQVDDVCVIGIKI encoded by the coding sequence ATGAAAAATTTTATTACAAGCAAATGGATACCGGTGGTTTTCGCAAGTATATTCATTCTATCACTCTTACTATTAAGAGTAGTTGGAAGTTTGACGGAAGAAGTTGTAGTAATTCTTCTCTCAGTAATATACGTACCAATGATTTTTTTGTACTTCCCTACGCTAGCAATAGTATCGATAAAGACAAATCATCCAAAAAAACACCAAATCATTGGTAATATTGGATTATTTTGCTTGATCCTCTGGTTATTAGGATTAATCTCAAAGATACATTTGAATTGGTATGGTTCACCTTTACATATTATTGCAGGTTCTTTTATTTTTCTAACTTCATTTCTTCCCGCATGGTATGCTTTAAAAATTGCAGAAAGCCAAGCAAAACTTAAACTGTTTTATTTTCTACTCACTAATTTTTATGGCGCGCTTATACTATACGGATGTTCAAGTACTCAACACTTTCCATTTTGGGAAAACACAATGTATTTTTGTTTTTTTTCTTCTATTGTTCTTCTACCGTTTCTTATTTATCATCTTATAAAAGGTAATATTCAATTTAATTTTAAGAACAATTTTACTTTCATTTTTTTCATCGCCTATATCCTTGGCATGCGTCAAATGGTTTACATGAGGGATTTAAGAAACAGTAGTGTTAATGTTAACCAGGAAGAAGCAGAAAAGAACTTCACAATTAATGAGCGCAAAGCTAATTTTATTTATGAAGCATTTAGTAGTACTCATTCCAGCGATTCTCTTTTTCTATCCAACTATGCAAAAGTAAAAACAATAAAAACTGCTGGTGATTCACTTCAAAAATATGTATCCGATTTAAAATCGGTTTTGGTTGTCGAGGTAGCAGCTTTGTCCAAATCGGTAGCAGATACCATCAAACTGAAAAAAATCTCTGCGGCTGCGAAAGCGAATTATGATATTCCAACAAACATACTATTCGATAGCATTCCGAAATTTAAACATATTGAAAACTATAATATCTACTCACTTAAAAAGAGATTGTTAAGCTTTTCTGATACTTTAATTTCACTATCACCTCAAGAATTTAAAACACAGTTAAAACAATATAACCCTATTCAAATTGTTGACCAAAACGACTATGAAGACGGTATGCAGTTAACTTGGGAGGTTACACAATTCTCCCACCGGCCGCTTGGTATCATCTATACGCAACTCACGTCTATTCAAAGCGATATTTTTGCGGCAGAAATACTGGTAATGAATGAACTGTTCAATAAAGCCAACCAAAACCGAAAAGAAAACTTAGCAGCGCAATTAACCGAGGTTTCTTTAAAATATGAAACAGAAAAAAAGGAAAAACAAATAAGTTTATTAGAAAAAGATAAAGAATTGAATGATGCAAAACTCATGGCAAAAGACGTCGAAATTTCACAGACCCGCGAAACACTCATTTACTTTGTTTTTGCCTTAGTTATATTTGTTGTATTGATTGTGTTTGTTATCAGAGCCAACCTTCAACGCAGAAAAGCTAATCAGCTTTTAACACAACAAAAATTGGAGATCGAAAAACAAAAACATCTGGTTGACGAGAAACAAAAAGAAATTGTGGACAGTATTACCTATGCCAAACGTCTACAGCACGCCATCTTACCCCCGCAGGAATTTATTAATCAATTTGTACCTAATAATTTTGTTTTATATAAACCTAAAGACATTGTTGCTGGTGATTTTTATTGGGCGGAACAAGTAGGCGATAAATTTTTTATTGCTGCTGCAGATAGCACAGGTCATGGTGTTCCGGGGGCAATGGTTTCGGTGGTTTGTTCCAATGCGCTCAACAGAGCGATTAAAGAATTTAAACTAAATGATACTGGAAAAATACTGAATAAAACGAGAGAATTGGTTTTAGAAACCTTCGAGAAAAGTTCAAGCGAAGTAAAAGATGGGATGGATATTTCGCTATTCTGTATCGACAGTAAAAACAAAAACATTTTCTGGAGCGGAGCAAATAATCCGCTTTGGTACATTCAAGACAATGAGCTCAAAGAAATAAAAGCCAACAAACAAGCTATTGGAAAGACAGACAATCCTGTTCCATTTACAACACATCAAATCGACTATAAAGAAAATACTTTGTTTTATTTATTCACGGATGGATTTGCTGATCAATTTGGTGGCGCCAACGGTAAAAAATTCAAATACAAACAATTTGAAGAGTTACTCGTTTCAATCAGCAGTAAACCCATGCAGGAGCAATCCGACATTATTAATAAAATATTTGAAGATTGGAAAGGGTCACTCGAGCAGGTTGACGACGTTTGCGTAATTGGGATAAAAATATGA
- a CDS encoding OsmC family protein — MTHEHHYKLTTVWQGNKGEGTKNVKTYDRSHTVTIAGKPQLHLTTDNPAVGDKTKLNPEDLLVTAISSCHMLSYLYVCALEGIVITDYTDTATGIMIEKKSGGGSFKEVTLNPVFKVANSSMKEKAIELHHKAHEICYLASSINFEVKCSPICLVD, encoded by the coding sequence ATGACACACGAACACCATTACAAACTCACTACCGTTTGGCAAGGTAACAAAGGCGAAGGAACAAAAAACGTAAAAACGTATGACCGCAGTCACACCGTGACGATTGCTGGAAAACCTCAACTTCATTTAACAACAGATAATCCAGCAGTAGGTGACAAAACAAAATTAAACCCGGAAGATTTATTGGTGACAGCCATATCATCTTGCCACATGCTTTCTTACTTATATGTATGTGCACTGGAAGGAATTGTCATTACTGACTATACCGACACTGCCACTGGAATCATGATAGAAAAGAAAAGTGGTGGCGGTAGTTTTAAAGAAGTAACCTTGAATCCTGTTTTTAAAGTAGCGAATAGTTCCATGAAAGAGAAAGCGATTGAATTGCATCACAAGGCACATGAAATATGCTATTTAGCTAGTTCGATAAATTTTGAAGTGAAGTGCAGTCCTATCTGCTTGGTAGATTAA